The Mailhella massiliensis DNA segment AACATCGTGCTCAACCGTGAGACGCTCGTCTACAACCCCCTTGTGGAAGCCTTCGGCGACAGACTCACCACGCTCGACCGCAAAAACATGTCGCAGCGTGCCGACGAAGCCATCGCAAGACTCAATATCGAACTCGACAGCTCCACCCCCATCTCGGAGCTGCCCGTAGGCTACAAGCAGTTTACGGAAATCGCCCGTGAAATCGACAAGAAGGGAACGCGCCTTCTCGTGCTCGACGAACCCACCGCCGTGCTCACCGAGGCCGAAGCCGACATTCTTCTCGATTCCATGCGCCGCCTGGCCTCCCAGGGCATTTCCATCATCTTCATTTCCCACCGCCTGCAGGAAGTGATGAGCGTGTGCGACGACATCGTCATCCTGCGCGACGGCGAAGTGGTGCTGCAGACCACGCCCGCCGAAACCAGCGTGCGCCAGATTGCCAGCGCCATGGTGGGCCGCAAGATAGAAAAGAACGAAGGCGAAAGCGAGGAGCGCTCCTTCTCCGGCGAAATCGCCATGGAAATACAGAACCTCTGGGTGGACATGCCCGGCGAAACCGTGCGCAACGTCAACCTCAGCGTGCGGGAAGGGGAAATCCTCGGCATCGGCGGCATGGCCGGTCAGGGCAAGCTCGGCATCGCCAACGGCATCATGGGGCTGCATCCCGCGGGCGGAACCGTGACCTTCCACGGAAAGAAGCTTGAGCTCAACAATCCCTCCTCGCCCCTTTCCCTCGGCATTTCCGCCGTCTCCGAAGACAGGCGCGGCGTGGGCCTGCTGCTTGAGGAATCCATTGCCTGGAACATCGTCTTCACCTCCCTGCAGATGCAGGGGCGCTTTCTGAAGCGCGTAGGCCCCCTGAAGCTGCGCGACGAAGAGGCCATTGCCGAATGCGCCCGCACCTACATCCGCGACCTGGAAATCAAGTGCACGAGCGAGAAGCAGCATGTGCAGGAGCTTTCCGGCGGCAATCAGCAGAAGGTATGCCTTGCCAAGGCCTTTGAAACGAAGCCGAAGCTCCTTTTCGTGGCGGAACCTACGCGAGGCATCGACGTGGGCGCGAAAAAGGTGGTGCTCGACACCCTGAAGCGCTACAACCGCGAACACGGCATGACCGTGGTGGTGATTTCCTCCGAACTTGAGGAACTGCGTTCCGTGTGCGACCGCATCGCCATCATCGACAAGGGCGCCGTGGCGGGCATACTGCCCGCGAGCACGCCTTCCGAAGCCTTCGGCTATCTGCTCATGGGCGCGGGTTCCGCAGAGGCGGAAGATTCCGCGGCGGAACATTCCAACGCTACGGAGGCGGCAAGCGCATGAACCGCATCAAGAAATTCATAGAGGAAGCGGGCTGGCCCAGAATCCTGATCGCCGTCTTTCTCGTCATTCTCTTCATTGTTTCCCCGTTCGTGGGCGTGCCTGTGGACGCCGCCTTCAGCGACACCCTCGTGCGCTTCGGCATGAACGGCGTTCTCGTGCTCGCCATGGTGCCCATGGTGCAGTCCGGCTGCGGCCTGAACTTCGGCCTGCCGCTCGGCATCATCGCCGGGCTTCTCGGCGCGGTGACCAGCGTGGAGCTGGAGGCGAAGGGCATTCCCGGCGTGTTCACGGCCATGGCCATCGCCACCCCCATCGCCGTCATCCTCGGCTGGGGCTACGGGCTTCTGCTCAACAAGGTCAAGGGCGAGGAAATGATGATCGCCACCTATGTGGGCTTCTCCTCCGTGGCCTTCATGTGCATCATGTGGCTGGTGCTGCCCTACTCAAGTTCCAACATGGTGTGGGGCTATGCGGGCGTGGGCCTGAGAACCACGGTTTCCGTGGAGGAATTCTGGCAGAAGGCCATAAGCGACATAGGCGCGTTCACCCTGGGAGAGTCCTTCTACTTCCCCACGGGCATGTTCCTCTTCTTCCTTCTGCTGTGCGGGCTCATGTGGCTCTTCATGCGCACGCGCACGGGCACGGCCATGACCACCGTGGGTTCCAACCCCGAGTATGCCCGCGCAAGCGGCGTGAACATCAACCGTATGCGCACCCTTTCCGTCATCCTCTCCACATGGCTCGGCGCTCTCGGCATCATCGTGTATGAGCAGAGCTTCGGCTTCATCCAGCTCTACATGGGGCCGTTCATGATGGCCTTCCCCGCCGTGGCCGCGCTGCTCATCGGCGGCGCTTCGGTGAAAAAGGCCTCCATCGTCAACGTGATCGTGGGTACCTTCCTCTTCCAGGGCATCCTGACCATGACGCCCTCGGTCATCAACAGCATGCTGCAGACCGACATGTCGGAAGTCATCCGCATCATCGTTTCCAACGGCATGATTCTCTACGCCCTGACCCGCGTGACAAAGGTAAGATCATGAAAAGTTCCTCCGGCGGCAATGCCGTCAAGCTCTTCTGCGTCCGCAACGCCGTGCCCATCGTCTTTCTGCTGGTGAGCAGCATCGGCATCTATTACTCCCAGTTCACTGCGGAGTACCTGATCCAGGAAATGCTCACCCGCCTCGCCCGAAACTCCTTCCTCGTGCTCTCCCTGCTCATTCCCATCATGGCGGGCATGGGGCTCAACTTCGGCATGGTGCTCGGCGCCATGGCCGGGCAGATCGGGCTCATCTTCATCAGCGACTGGAACATTTCCGGCCTCTACGGCATGACCCTTGCGGCGCTCATCGCCACCCCGCTCGCCATACTCTTCGGCTGGATGTGCGGCGTGGTGCTCAACAAGGCCCGCGGCCGTGAAATGGTCACTTCCTACATTCTCGGCTTCTTCATGAACGGCGTGTACCAGCTCGTGGTGCTCTACGGCTTCGGGAGCCTCGTGCCCATTCTCAACCCCGAACTCGTGCTCTCGCGCGGCTACGGCATCCGCAACGTGACCAACCTCGACAATATCCGGGGCACGCTCGACAATGCCATTCCGCTCGACATCATGGGCATTCACATTCCGCTTGCCACCTTCCTGCTCATCGGCGTCTTCTGCCTGTTCATCGTCTGGTTCCGCCGCACCAAGCTCGGACAGGACATGCGGGCCACAGGTCAGGATCTCGCCGTGGCGCATTCCTCGGGCATTCCCGTCATGCGCACGCGCATCATCTCCATCGTGATTTCCACCGTGCTCGCCGCCTACGGGCAGATCATCTTCCTGCAGAACGTGGGTACGCTGAACACCTACAACAGCCATGAACAGGCGGGCGTGTTCGCCATCGCCTCCCTGCTGGTGGGCGGCGCCACCGTGGCGCGCGCCTCCATCCTCAACGTGTTCACGGGTGTTCTGCTCTTCCACCTCATGTTCGTGGTTTCTCCCATGGCAGGCAAATACCTGGTGGGCGACGCGCAGATAGGCGAATACTTCCGCGTGTTCGTCTGTTACGCCATCATTTCCCTCGCGCTGGTGCTGCACGCCTGGCGCCGCCATGCCGACAGGGAACGCGCCCGCGCCGCTCTGCGCGGAAATGCCGGAGGCGCCGCATGAAAGAGCTCCCCAGCCGCAGGCACATCATACTCAAGCACATCCTCGTCAACTGCGTCCTTGTAGCGCTTCTCATCTGTCTCGGCGCATGGTGCTACGATCAGGGTAAAACCTACAAGGTTCTCCTCGGCAACTACGCCTTCACCGGACAGGACGGACAGGACTACCCCGCCCTTGAAGCCGTGGAAGTGTTCATCGACGGCAACGACCCGGTCTTTCTGCTGGAAGACGACAGCGGTACCGGCGATGCCACGGGCAGAAAGCACACCATGGTCATTGCCCTGCTGGATGAAAACGACGAGCCCATGGAAAGCCGCACCGTACAGTTCAGCATCGCGGAACTCGGCAAAAAGCTGGAACTCAACGTGGCCGAATACTGGCTGAAGGCGAAGTAATCTCCCCTTCCCCCAAAGCAACGCTCCCCGGACGGACAGACGCCCGGGGAGTTTTTTTTGTCTCTGCCGGAGGAGAACGGCCAGATAGCGCAAAAAAACGCCCTCCGCCACGGAAAGGCGTTTCGGCTCCGCTGCCCATCTTGGGCATCATTTCCGGTAAAAAAGGGCCGCAAACACCCGCTCAGGCGCACAGACGGCCATGCGGGGGAAAAGATGCGGAAGCCATTTCGCCGCAGAGGAAAACGCGGAAAAAACATGCCCCGATCGGCAAAGAAGATTTTTCCTGCGCCCTCCGGAACATCCTTTCCGCGGCGCACTCCCCCCCCGGCCTCCGGCCGACGCACAGGTCGCTTATGCCGTGAAGCTCTTCCCGCAGTCTGTACAGGCGCTGCGCCGCAGTCTTCTGCGTACATCGACTGTGCCGGGAAGCATGTTCCTGCCGGGTCAGCTCCGCAGAAGACGGGAAGAATTTCCCTTCCGGCGTGCAAACCTGTCCGTACCGGGAATACGCTTTGCCCACAGCCCCCATCTCCATGACGCCTCCTCCTGTCCCGCCGGAGCAGGACGCCGGGCGGCATATCCTTCTTCCCCACCTCCGGCAACGGGCTGTTCCGCGTAAAACCATTCCGTTTTTCTGCCCCGCTCTTTGTCCCGGAGAACCCTCTCTACCGCCTTCCCCGCAAGACGACATGCCGCACACAAAGGCCGTGCCTTCCCAGCCCCCGCGCGTAACGCGAAGCCGGACGCAGAGAGCATATGCCGATGTACGGTCAGGCTTCGCATAGGCAGGCCGGGGGCAAAACACGGCGACGGTCTGGAACGCGGGCACGGCATTCTGCCTGTCCCGAGTCCCTTATCCGGCCCTTTCCGCAGACGCTGCCCGGAGCTTTAACAGCAAAAACGCCGGCGATCCGAAGAGCGCCGGCGTTTTTTCATGTTCTGTCTCAGGCCCGTTTTTCGTCCCTGCCCAGGAGGGCGCGGGCGAAATCGTGTGCATCGAAGGGACGCAGATCCTCCATCTTTTCCCCAAGGCCGATGAAGGTGATGGGCAGCTCGAACTGGCTTGCCACGGCAAGCGCCACGCCGCCCTTGGCCGTACCGTCGAGCTTGGTGAGGATGATCTCGTTCACTCCACTGGTATCCTTGAACATCTTCGTCTGCTGCAGGGCATTCTGCCCGGTGGTGGCGTCGATGACCAGAATGGTGCGGTGCGGTGCGCCGGGATGCTTGCGCTCCACCACCATGCGTATCTTGTGCAGCTCGTCCATGAGGTTTGACTTGGTATGCAGGCGTCCCGCGGTATCAATGAAAATAACGTCATAGCCGCCCTTCAGGGCCTTGTCCATGGCTTCGAAGGCCACTGCCGCGGGGTCGGCCCCCATGCCCTTGGCATGGAAGTCCGCACCGACGCGCTTTGCCCACTCTTCCAGCTGCTCCACCGCGGCGGCACGGAAGGTATCCGCCGCGGCAATGAGCACCTTCTTGCCCTGCATACGGGCGCGGTAGGCCAGCTTGGCGATGGTGGTGGTCTTGCCCACACCGTTCACGCCCACCATAAGGATGACTTCCGGCGGGTTCACGGCCGCAATGCGGCGGGGAGCCTTGAAGATGGCTTCCACTTCCTCTTCCAGAAGGGGCATGAGGCCTTCGGGCGTGGTCACGCTGCCTTCGCGGGCGCGTTCCTTCAGCCGCTTCACCAGCGCCAGGGAAGGTTCGGCCCCCATGTCGGCCATGATGAAGAGTTCCTCCATCTCATCCCAGAAGGCCGCATCCAGCGCGGAATGGCCGGACATGAGCGCGGCAAGCCCCTGCCCGAAGCGGGCGCGGGTACGCTCGAGGCCGCTCTGCAGCTTGGCAAAAAGACGATCGCGCTCGTCTTCCTCGTCTTCCATATCCAGAGCGAGGGCCAGGCGATACTGCAGTTCCGAGCGGAAATCCTCCAGCCAGTGATATTCCATGCGTTCCAGCCAGTTCCTGAAATCGTCCAGAAAAAGGCGGGCTTCGTCTTCAGGCGTTTCCAGCGCACGCAGCAGGAAGGAAAGGCGGGACCACAGAAGATCGCCCTCTTCCTCCACTCCGTCGAGCACCACGGCAAGCCATGCCGAAAGTCTCGGTTCGGCCTGACGCAGGGCAAGGGCAAGAGCCTCCTCTTCGGGAGAACGGGCAAAGGCCGGGGAAGCTGCGGGTTCTTCCCCCTTCTCTTCTCCGCTTTCCGCGGCAGGAAGCATTTCCTCCTGAGGAAGAGAGGCATTCTGAGGGGCTTTATCCTGAACTTCTTCCCGGACTTCCTCCTCCGGGGCGGCAAGGGGTTCTTCCGCAGGCTCTTCCTCCCGGGGGGAAGCCTCGGGCAGCGCTTCTTCCGCCGCTTCGGCCTGAGCCTCTTCCGCGGGAGCTTCCGCTGCGGGAGCAGCCTCTTCGTCCTCCGGCGCTTTTTCTTCAACCTCGGGCTGCCCAGCTTCCTCAGCTTCGGGGGCGGGCTGCACGGGCTCGCTGTCGGCCGGTTCTTCCGGCGTTTCCCCGGCCGGGCCCGTGCCTTCGTCCTTCGGGCTTTCTTCAGGCGCTTCTTTCTGCTTCACCTCTTCCGCGGGCTGCGAACCGCCGGAAAAGAATCGTTTGACTGCGGAGAAAAATCCCATATTCACCTCAGGATGTTATTTATGACGAATGACTTTGACGGTATCGCCCACCTTGACGCGGGTGGACTGATCCATGCCGTTGAGCGCCAGAAGTTCCGTGGGCTTCATGTTGAACTTGCGGGAAATGCTCCACAGGGTTTCGCCGTTCTGCACGCAGTAGTTTTCCGCCGTCACGGTGCTGCGGGAATTTTTGGCGGGAGCCTTTTCCACGGTGCGGGAACGGGAGGGCGCGGCGGCCACGGCCGTGCTCTTGCCGGAAGGAATCTTCAGCTGCTGACCGGGAGAAAGACTGCCGAGTCTGTCCGCTCCGCCGTTGGCTTCGCAAAGCTCCTGGAAGGAAATGCCGTACTTGCGGGAAATGGCGTAGGCGGTTTCGCCGCTCTGCACGGTATGCGAGGCCATGCGTGCGGAAGAGGAGGCTCTTGCCGGAACGGACCGTGACGCCACCGCAGCCGGAGCCGGAGCCGACAGGCGGATGACCTGCCCCACGCGCAGCGTGCTGAGCTTGTCCGCTCCGCCGTTGGCGGCATAAATATCCCCGAGTT contains these protein-coding regions:
- a CDS encoding sugar ABC transporter ATP-binding protein; its protein translation is MGAADPLLRVEGVGKAYFSNRVLKNVNFTLGKGRILGLVGENGAGKSTLMNILFGMRVIQETGGYEGKILIDGQEVHFRSPMDALKAGIGMVHQEFSLIPGFTVAENIVLNRETLVYNPLVEAFGDRLTTLDRKNMSQRADEAIARLNIELDSSTPISELPVGYKQFTEIAREIDKKGTRLLVLDEPTAVLTEAEADILLDSMRRLASQGISIIFISHRLQEVMSVCDDIVILRDGEVVLQTTPAETSVRQIASAMVGRKIEKNEGESEERSFSGEIAMEIQNLWVDMPGETVRNVNLSVREGEILGIGGMAGQGKLGIANGIMGLHPAGGTVTFHGKKLELNNPSSPLSLGISAVSEDRRGVGLLLEESIAWNIVFTSLQMQGRFLKRVGPLKLRDEEAIAECARTYIRDLEIKCTSEKQHVQELSGGNQQKVCLAKAFETKPKLLFVAEPTRGIDVGAKKVVLDTLKRYNREHGMTVVVISSELEELRSVCDRIAIIDKGAVAGILPASTPSEAFGYLLMGAGSAEAEDSAAEHSNATEAASA
- a CDS encoding ABC transporter permease subunit; the encoded protein is MNRIKKFIEEAGWPRILIAVFLVILFIVSPFVGVPVDAAFSDTLVRFGMNGVLVLAMVPMVQSGCGLNFGLPLGIIAGLLGAVTSVELEAKGIPGVFTAMAIATPIAVILGWGYGLLLNKVKGEEMMIATYVGFSSVAFMCIMWLVLPYSSSNMVWGYAGVGLRTTVSVEEFWQKAISDIGAFTLGESFYFPTGMFLFFLLLCGLMWLFMRTRTGTAMTTVGSNPEYARASGVNINRMRTLSVILSTWLGALGIIVYEQSFGFIQLYMGPFMMAFPAVAALLIGGASVKKASIVNVIVGTFLFQGILTMTPSVINSMLQTDMSEVIRIIVSNGMILYALTRVTKVRS
- a CDS encoding ABC transporter permease, which codes for MKSSSGGNAVKLFCVRNAVPIVFLLVSSIGIYYSQFTAEYLIQEMLTRLARNSFLVLSLLIPIMAGMGLNFGMVLGAMAGQIGLIFISDWNISGLYGMTLAALIATPLAILFGWMCGVVLNKARGREMVTSYILGFFMNGVYQLVVLYGFGSLVPILNPELVLSRGYGIRNVTNLDNIRGTLDNAIPLDIMGIHIPLATFLLIGVFCLFIVWFRRTKLGQDMRATGQDLAVAHSSGIPVMRTRIISIVISTVLAAYGQIIFLQNVGTLNTYNSHEQAGVFAIASLLVGGATVARASILNVFTGVLLFHLMFVVSPMAGKYLVGDAQIGEYFRVFVCYAIISLALVLHAWRRHADRERARAALRGNAGGAA
- a CDS encoding DUF6672 family protein; this translates as MKELPSRRHIILKHILVNCVLVALLICLGAWCYDQGKTYKVLLGNYAFTGQDGQDYPALEAVEVFIDGNDPVFLLEDDSGTGDATGRKHTMVIALLDENDEPMESRTVQFSIAELGKKLELNVAEYWLKAK
- the ftsY gene encoding signal recognition particle-docking protein FtsY, translated to MGFFSAVKRFFSGGSQPAEEVKQKEAPEESPKDEGTGPAGETPEEPADSEPVQPAPEAEEAGQPEVEEKAPEDEEAAPAAEAPAEEAQAEAAEEALPEASPREEEPAEEPLAAPEEEVREEVQDKAPQNASLPQEEMLPAAESGEEKGEEPAASPAFARSPEEEALALALRQAEPRLSAWLAVVLDGVEEEGDLLWSRLSFLLRALETPEDEARLFLDDFRNWLERMEYHWLEDFRSELQYRLALALDMEDEEDERDRLFAKLQSGLERTRARFGQGLAALMSGHSALDAAFWDEMEELFIMADMGAEPSLALVKRLKERAREGSVTTPEGLMPLLEEEVEAIFKAPRRIAAVNPPEVILMVGVNGVGKTTTIAKLAYRARMQGKKVLIAAADTFRAAAVEQLEEWAKRVGADFHAKGMGADPAAVAFEAMDKALKGGYDVIFIDTAGRLHTKSNLMDELHKIRMVVERKHPGAPHRTILVIDATTGQNALQQTKMFKDTSGVNEIILTKLDGTAKGGVALAVASQFELPITFIGLGEKMEDLRPFDAHDFARALLGRDEKRA